Below is a window of Andreesenia angusta DNA.
AGCCCTGGGAGTTTAAGCGCCTTGAAAATTTTGTTGAAAGCTATTCCAAGCGAAAGTATCAGAAAAGTGCTTGCTATCATGTCTATTCCTCCTTTTTATTCATACAAAAAAACTTCTACTCAAAAGAGTAGAAGTCATAGAAATGCTTTTCAATTACACTATCCCTTTTCGTCCAGTATTATCCCCTCGTAGTCCATATGCTCTCTGTATTTCCCCTCTAGTTCCTCTTCGAACTTAGGTATCTTTATGTTCTTGAAAGCTTTGTAGAGCCTTATTATAAGTCCCTTTACAGGCTCGAATATGAACTTAAAAGCATCGTCTGACTCGTTCAGCTTTTCCTTGAACTTCTCTTTATCGTATATAAGCTTGTTGTCGCTTCCCCTTATTATCCCAATTCTGAACAGCTCTACTTTAAAGTCATTTATTATATTCACTATCCTCGAGTAGTAGCTTGTCCCAAAGTCGTAGTCAAAAGACTTAAGCGACTCTATTGCGTTGTTGTAGTTTCCCACAAGCTTTCCCATGTTCTCCACTATGCTGTCGTCATACTCAAGCTCCTTTATAGCTTTTTCTAGCTCTTGCTGATCATGGTAGAAGCTCTCATACTCTTTTCTGAGATTCTTAAGCTTGTCGTAGAACTCATCTGAGCCGGTTAAAAAATTGTATGCAGTCCTAGAGTCATTTGCAACCGGGTCCACCCTGTCTACTGGATTGACCATGTTAGCCCCCCTGACCACTGTCATCCTCTCTACAACGTTGTCGTGAACTCTCTGTCTTATTCTCTCTATGTCCCCAACTCTTCCTACGCCCATGTCCCCACCCCCGTAAAAAATAGAATCCAAGCCTCTTCACGATTTATATCGTCTCAGAGCTTGGATTTCTTCATAACAGATCTAAGCAAAAAGTCCTAGGCTCACCGCCATCACAACCATCCCCGATATAAGCCCATATATTGATATATGATGCTCTCCATATTCCTCTGAAGCTGGAAGCAGTTCATCAAGCGATATATACACCATTATTCCCGCAACTATCCCGAAGAGTATGCCGAAAGTCATGTCGTTAAAAAGCCTTGAAAGCAGCAGATATCCCACAATTGCCCCCACAGGCTCTGCCAGTCCCGACAGAAAAGAGTATATAAAGGCCTTTTTCTTGCTTCCTGTGGCATAGAAGAGTGGAATTGAAACAGCTATACCCTCTGGAACGTTGTGTATAGCTATGGCTATGGCTATTGGAACACCTAGGCTAGGATCTTTCACCGTCGCAGTGAAAGTCGCAAGCCCTTCCGGGAAGTTGTGAATCCCTATCGCAATGGCAGACATTATTCCCATCCTGTATAGATTGCTTTTATCCTCTATTCTATCCTTGTTTTCAAAGCCTATATCCACAGCGTTGCTGTCAAGCCTGAGCTCTTCTATATCAGACTGGGAATGCATAGTGTGTGGGTTTTCAAAACTTGGCACCAGCTTGTCTATTATGGCTATGACAAGCATGCCTCCAAAAAAAGAGGCTATAGATACCCACATGCCCATGCTGTCCCCAAGCTCGGACATCAAAGACTCTCTGGACTTTACAAGTATCTCTGTGAAAGATACATATATCATGACACCTGCCGAAAAACCTAGCGCTGCTGACAAAAACTTGGTGTTAGTCTTTTTTGCGAAGAAAGCTATAAGCCCTCCTATTCCGGTTGCCAGTCCAGCAAACAGCGTCACCGCAAATGCCAAAATCAAATTATCTTCCATTTTATCCCTCCTACATTCAATCTATCTTTAGTACAAGCGCCCTGTTTCTGCCGTGTTTTTTCGCTCTGTAGAGCGCCATATCAGCCTTCTCCATCGCATTTTCCATAGACACCCCGTCCTCTGGCTCTACTGCGACTCCTCCTAAGCTTACCGTAATCACGTCACTTATACTGGAGTATTCATGCTTATACCCCAGTCTCTCCACTCTTTTCACAATTTCGTCTGCGACCTCGCTCATCTTCGAGTATGCCATACCCTCGAAAGCTATGAGAAACTCGTCTCCCCCGAATCTTCCCATAAAGCCTCCATGCTCTTCTACCTTCACTTTTACCTCTCTACATACAGCCTTTATGGCTTCATCCCCGTTTATATGCCCATAGTTGTCATTGTAGTTTTTGAAATGGTCTATGTCCAGCATAAATAGCCCTATCTCTTTTTCATTTTTTTCAACACTTCTCCATATGCTAGACAGCCTATCTAGGAATTTTTCTCGGCTTAAAACAGAGGTCAGATAGTCTGTCGAATAGTGATTCTCTATTTTCTCTACGAAGCTTTTAGTCGTCTTCAGCTTTAAGGCCGACTTCAGTATTATAATCCCAGCTATAATATTTATGGCTACAAACCCAGAGAGTATTTTCAAAAATACGCCGACCTCTCTATAGTATTTGTCCATGTATATATCTGCCCCTACCATTCCTATGTATTTTCCACTTTCGGTGTAGAAAGGAGCGTATCCTGTCACATACTCTCCCCATTTCCCGTCGCTTATGGTGTATGTAGCTTTTCCCTCTATGTATATCTTTTCAAACTCAGAACTAAGCACATCATACCTATCTTTGTCGGAATAGCCTTGTCCGCCTGTGTCCTCTTCCCTTATGGCTTCACTTTTTACAGCGTCGAGCAAGTATACGACTTCAAGCTTGGTTCCAGCTGATGCATTGAAGTCTTCTTGTTCCTCGGGCTTTACATCGTATCTAACTTTATCTTTTGGAACCAAGCTTTCT
It encodes the following:
- the zupT gene encoding zinc transporter ZupT; this encodes MEDNLILAFAVTLFAGLATGIGGLIAFFAKKTNTKFLSAALGFSAGVMIYVSFTEILVKSRESLMSELGDSMGMWVSIASFFGGMLVIAIIDKLVPSFENPHTMHSQSDIEELRLDSNAVDIGFENKDRIEDKSNLYRMGIMSAIAIGIHNFPEGLATFTATVKDPSLGVPIAIAIAIHNVPEGIAVSIPLFYATGSKKKAFIYSFLSGLAEPVGAIVGYLLLSRLFNDMTFGILFGIVAGIMVYISLDELLPASEEYGEHHISIYGLISGMVVMAVSLGLFA
- a CDS encoding sensor domain-containing diguanylate cyclase is translated as MRKGTEIDGLSKTKMIILVWIASLILLSIYSYSKVSSQIKSNLGNKAMFAAISVSNELSMSDREYRHILDMDFEDALNTAKNLEFESKSRKYMESTDIKYIYLESLVPKDKVRYDVKPEEQEDFNASAGTKLEVVYLLDAVKSEAIREEDTGGQGYSDKDRYDVLSSEFEKIYIEGKATYTISDGKWGEYVTGYAPFYTESGKYIGMVGADIYMDKYYREVGVFLKILSGFVAINIIAGIIILKSALKLKTTKSFVEKIENHYSTDYLTSVLSREKFLDRLSSIWRSVEKNEKEIGLFMLDIDHFKNYNDNYGHINGDEAIKAVCREVKVKVEEHGGFMGRFGGDEFLIAFEGMAYSKMSEVADEIVKRVERLGYKHEYSSISDVITVSLGGVAVEPEDGVSMENAMEKADMALYRAKKHGRNRALVLKID